DNA from Methylobacterium currus:
GCGGCTCGCCGACACGGTGGCGTTCAGCCCGCACGTCCTCGACGCGGTGATCGACCCGGCCTTCGTGGCGCCGGTGACCGAGGCGAAGGCCCTCGCCGAGCAGTTCCGCACCGGCCTCGGCCGGCCCCGCGACCTCGAAGACTTTCTCGACCGCAGCCGCGACGCCGCCCGGCAGCTGCGCTTCGTCGCCGGCGCCCGGCTTCTCTCGGGCATCCTGCCGCCCGCCGGCGCCGGCCGGGCCTATGCGGGCATCGCCGAGGCCACCGTCGTGGCTGCGCTCGAGGCCGTGGAGGCCGCCTTCGCGGAGGAGCACGGAAGGGTGCCGGGCGGCCGCTTCGCGGTGTTGGGCCTCGGACGCCTCGGCTCGTGCCAGCTGACGGCCGATTCCGACCTCGACCTCGTGGTCCTGTACGATTTCGACCCGGAGCGGCGCGAGAGCGACGGCAAGCGTGCCCTCGACGCAGCGGTCTACTACAACCGCCTGACCCAGCGCCTCGTCGCGGCGCTGACCGTGCCGACCCGGCGCGGCCGGCTCTACGAGGTGGACCTGCGCCTGCGTCCGAGCGGCGGCCAGGGGCCGATCGCCAACCAGTGGCAGCGCTTCTCGGCCTATTGGCGCGAGGAGGCGGCCCTGTGGGAGCACATGGCGCTGACCCGGGCCCGCCCCATCGCGGGCGAGGCGAGCCTGAGGGCGGAGGCCGATGCGACCGCCGCCTCGGTCCTGCGCCAGCCGCGTGACCCGGGCGTGGTCGCCGGGGAGGTGCGGGCGATGCGCGCCCTGATCGCGCGCGAGAAGGGCGATCATGGTCCCCTCGACATGAAGCTCGCCCCCGGCGGCCTTCTCGACCTCGACTTCCTAGGCCAGGCTCTCGTCCTGTCCCACGCGAGCGCCCATCCCGACCTTGTCGGCCTCGACGCGCCGGGGGTGCTGGAGCGCGCAGGCGCCCACGGCCTCATCGAGGCCGGGATGGCGGGCCGCCTCGTCACGGCCTACCGGCTCCTCGACGACGTCCATCACTGGCAGCGCCTGATGGTCGAGGGCGATTTCGGCCGTACCGCTCCGCCGGCGGCCCGCGCCCGCCTCGCGGCGGCGCTCGGCCAGCCCGACGAGGCGGCGCTGACGGCGCAGCTCACGGAGACCCGGGCCGGGGTGCAGGAGTCGTTCGCGGCGATCCTGGGCTAAGCAGGCTTCGCAATGGCGGTTGCCGGTTCGGCGACGAAAATCTGCGATAAAACGAGACCCGAGGCGGACGAGGCGTTGGCCTGCCGACGCATGTCTGCGGAGGGCGGCCCTGGCTGTCCGACACGCGCGACACGTCGAGCAGCTGTTCCCTCGGCCTCCTTGTCTCCTGACCATCGTAGGGACGGGAACAACCCGCACGATCGAGCGTTGCTGACCGTCGCTCGGCCACGGGCCATGGTGCTCGATGGTGATCGATCGAGGGCGGGCCCCGTTCGTTCGGCGCCCGGCGACCGAAGTCTCCGCGAAGCCGGCGCATCGGTTTTGTCGTGATCGCGCGTGCAAGGGCTCGGGTCCTGCGACGTCGCGCTTCCATCTCTTCTCGATGTCGTTGCGGTGAGCTGTCAGCGAATGCGCTAATTCTTCTGTACGGTGGCACCGCTTTACGCTGTGTTAAAGCTTATAATGCTTCCTTGAGGCTGAACTTTAGCCTCAAGGGGACCGAGCCCGTGCTCGCCAACGTCAAGATCCTCCACAAGCTCACCGCCGCCATCATGCTGGTCGCCGCGGTCGTCGGCGGCTGCGTCTGGTACGCCCAAGGGCGCATGACGGCGATCGACGACGCCTACAGCGTGTTCCTCGTGCGCGAAGCGCGGGCGCCGGCGACGGCCCGGTGGCTCAATCGCATCATCTACACCCTGAACTACGCCGTCATCCGGATCATCGCGGAGCCGGAGCAGGATCTGATGCGCCGCTCGAACGCGACGTTCGACGATGCCTCGTCCGAGATGAAGGCCGTTCTCGTCGAGATGCAGGGACAGGCGCCAACTTTCGCCGGGCGGATCGAGACCTTTGCGACCAGTCTCGACGACTTCACGCGCAAGCTCGACGCGGTGCGCAAGCTGGCGATGGCGGGGAAGAACGCGAACGCCCTCGACCTGTATCACCGCACGATCGACCCGGTCCTCGGCGAGGTGATCCGCGAGTCGAACCAGATCGGCACCGATATCCAGACTTACGTCGCGACGAATTCCAACGACCTGACGTTGCGGACGAATGCGACGCGCCACCAGCTGATCGCGCTCACCGCCCTCGGCATGGTTCTGGGGCTCCTCGCCGTCGGGCTCATCACCGTGCTCGGCGTGACCCGGCCGATCGGCCGCCTCGTGCGCGTGCTCGACCGCATGGCCCATGGCGAGATCGAGGCCGAGATCCCCGAAGCGCGCCGGGGCGACGAGATCGGCGTCATCGGCCGGGCGGTCGAGGGCATCAAGGCGATGGTGGCGCAGAAGGCCGCCGAGCAGGCCGAGATCAAGCGGATCGCCGACGCCGCGGCGGGCGAGGCGCGCCGGCGCACCATGATGGCGCTCGCCGATGGGTTCGAGCAGGCGGTGGGCGGCATCGTCGGCCGGGTCGCGAGCTCGGCCACCGAGCTGGAAGCGACCGCCGGTCAGATGTCCGGGACGGCGACCGAGACGGCGAGTCAGTCCGCCGCGGTCGCCGCCGCCGCCGAGCAGGCCGCGTCGAATGTCGGCACCGTCGCGGCGGCGGCGGAGGAGCTCGGCGCCTCGGTGGCCGAGATCGGCCGCCAGGTCGATGGCTCGGCCGGTCTCGCCAAGGCCGCGGTGGCGGAGGCCGACCGGACCGGGGCCCGGGTGCGCGAGCTGAGCCAGACCGTCAGCCGGATCGGCGACGTCGCCGGCCTGATCTCGTCGATCGCGGCGCAGACGAATCTCCTGGCGCTGAACGCCACGATCGAGGCGGCCCGGGCCGGGGCGGCGGGGCGCGGCTTCGCGGTGGTCGCCGCGGAGGTGAAGGAACTCGCCAGCCAGACCGCGAAGGCGACCGAGGAGATCGGCCAGCAGATCGCGGCGGTGCAGGGCGCCACCGGCGAGACGGTCTCGGCGATCACGGCCATCACCGAGCGGATCCGCGAGATCGACGCGGTGACGGTGGCGATCGCCGCCGCGGTCGAGGAGCAGGGCGTCGCCACCCAGGAGATCGTCCGCAACGTCTCCCAGGCCGCGACCGGCACCGGCGAGGTGACGGGCAACATCGCCGGTGTGGCGGGTGCGGCGGAGGAGACCGGGGCGGCGGCGGCCCAGGTGCTCGCCTCGGCCACCGAGCTGTCGCGACAGTCCGAGCATCTCGGCGCCGAGGTCGCGCGCTTCCTCGCCACGGTGCGGGCGGCCTGACGCTCGAGGCCAGCGATGCAGCCCCGGGCCGGCGCAAGCGGCGCCCGGGGCTCCCTGTCGCGCGTGATTCGGGCGCAAGAAGCGGGATGAGGCGCTGCCCCCCGGACCCATAGGGTTCGCCGCAGGAGGTGACCGAATGACCGCTTTTCAATGCATCCCGATCGCGACCGAGACGGCGGCCCGCTTCCGGGCGACCGGCACGGACGACCGCGGCAACCCGGTCCGGCGGATCGTCGCGACGCCGGGCGGCGGGTTTCCGTGCCGGCACTGCCTGCGTCTCGCCGAGCCGGGCGAGACCGTGCTGCTCGGATCCTACGATCTGCCAAAGCCGCTCGGGATCTACTGGACGCCGAGCCCGATCTTCCTGCACGAGGCGGAGTGCCCCCGCGCCGAGGTCGTCGATGCGATCGCGCCGATCGTGCGGGCGAACCCGCTCGTCTCCGTGCGCGCCTATGACGGCGAGCACCACTGTCTCTACGATCTCGGCCATGTCTGCGCCGGCGCGGAGGTCGACGCGCCCCTTGCGCGGGCGCTCGGCGATCCCCGCACGGCTTTCGTGAACATCCACACGGCGCGGCCGGGATGTCTGCTGGCGCGGGTCGAGCGGGTGTTGGATGGCGCGTGACGCTTGCCGGGAGCGTCGCCGGCCTCCGGCCAGGCTCAGGCGCCGATCAAGTGCACCTCACGAAACCCCCGCCGTACCGACCCCGCCAATGCGGGCGACGATGATCGGGAGTTTGGTGAGAGACACTAAGCCCCGATCTCGGCCGCCGCGTCCCGCGCCTCGGCCGCGTCGTTGAGGCCGGGCCGCGGCAGGCGCACCAGCACGATCGTGCCGGTGCCTTCCTCGGAGCGGATGCGCAGGCCCCCGCCATGGAGCTCCGAGAGCGAGCGGGCAATGGCCAGCCCGAGGCCGGAACCCTTGTAGCTGCGGGCGAAGTTGGTCTCGACCTGCTCGAACGGATAGCCGAGCTTCGGCAAAGCCGTCTTCGGGATGCCGATGCCGCTATCCTCGACGAAGATGTGGACCGAGTCGATGGCGCGCCGCGTGCGCACCGCGACCCGGCCCGCCTCGGGGGTGAACTTCACGGCGTTCTGCAACAGGTTCACCAGGATCTGGTGCAGGGCGCGCTCGTCGGCCATCACCAGCGTGTCGGCGCTCATCTCGACGCTGACGGTCAGGCCCTTGGCCCGGGCCGGCTCGGCGATCAGCTTGAGGGCACGCTCCAGGGCCTCGCTCACCGCCACCGGCTGCTTGGCGAGCTTCACCCGGCGGGCGTCGATCCGCGACATGTCGAGGATGTCGTCGATCACCGACAGCAGGTAGTGGCCGCTCGACCGGATGTCGCGGCAATATTCGCGGTACTTCTCGGAGCCGAGCGACCCGAACACCTCGCTCTCCATCACCTCGGCGAAGCCCAGGATGGCGTTGAGGGGAGTGCGCAGCTCGTGGCTCATATTGGCCAGGAACTCGGACTTGGAGCGGTTGGCGCTCTCGGCCTGGGCCTTCTGGTCGAGGTAGCGCTCGGCCAGGTCGGCGAGCTGCTGGGTCTGGATCTCGAGGGTCCGGCGCGAGCGCTTGAGGTCCGCGATGGTGGCGATGAGCTGGCGTTCCGATTCCACGAGCCGCTCCTGGTGCCGTTTCAGGGCCGTGATGTCGGTGCCGACCGAGACATAGCCGCCGTCCTTGGTGCGGCGCTCGCTGATCTGCAGCCAGCGCCCATCGGCGAGCTCGGCCTCGAAGGTGCGGGCTCCCGCTTCCGGGAACTCGCCGGCGGGGATCTCGCGCCGCACGGTCGGCAGGGCGGCGCGCCCCATGATGGCGTCGTAGCGCCGGCCCGGCTGGGCCTCGTCGGAGGTCAGGGCGTGCAGGCGCCGGAACTTCGAGTTGCACAGGACGAGACGGTTTTGCGCGTCCCAGAGCACGAAGGCCTCGGACACCGCCTCGACGGCGTCGCGCAGGCGCATGTCGGCGGTGGCGGTGGATTCGGCGAGGCGGCGCTGCTCCGAGATGTCGATGACGATGCCGACCAGATGGCGGCCATTGTCCTCCAGGTCCTGCACGATCTCGGCCCGGGCCTTGAGCCAGACCCACTCGCCGCCGGCGGCGCGGATGCGGAACTCGTGATCGACGGTGGTGTCGCGGGCGGCGAGCTGGCGGGCCAGCCCGTAGAGGTCGGTGTCGTCCGGGTGGACCAGGGCGTTGACGTCGCCGAAGGACAGGAATTCCTGCTCCCGGGCGTAGCCGAGGAGCTGATACATCGAATCCGACCAGTAGATCCGGCCGCGCGGGATGTCCCAGTCCCACAGGCCGCAGCGGCCGCGGCCGAGCGCGGTGTCGAGGCGCTGGCGCACCTGCTCGCAGACCCGGTCGACGGCGCGGGCCCGGTCGGCCTGGAGCGCGTAGGCGAGGCCGGTGCAGACTACCACCAGGGTCACGGCACCGACCAGCACCGCGGCGATGCGCGCCCGCCCGGCCCAGAGGGCGGTGACCGAATCGAGGGTCTGCACCACCGCGACCTGGGTGATCCCGGCACCGCCCGGCACCGCCCGCACCGTCGCCAGCGCCCGCTCGCCGCTGCCGAGCACCACCGGGAGCACGCCGGCACGCTCGCCCATGATGCCGAGCACCTGCACCTCGCCGACGAACTCGCCGAAGCTGCGCGGCAGGCCGGACTGCTCCGGCAGGGAGGCGAGGATCGCGTCGTCGGCGCCGATCAGGAGCACGCTGCGGCCCGTGGGCAGGCCGCCGGGCGGCAGCAGGCGCACCAGCCGCTCGCGCAGGGCGGCCGGGGCCATCACCTCCGACGGCACCGCGCCGGAGGACCGGGCGAGGGAGGCCGGCAAAGTCCCGGCCATCAGGCGGGCCACCAGGTCGATGTCGCGCCGCGCATCGCCGACCACCTCCTCGCGGTGGCCGGAGAGCTGCAGGACGGTGACGGTGCCGAGGCAGAGGAGGAATGCCGCCAGCATCGCCGGGACAGCGAACCGGAGCCAGGATTCCGCATGGGCGAGGCGCTGGTGCGCGGCCTTCGAAACCCGGCTGATCCCGAGGATCGTCGCGGCACGCGCCGACAAGGGGGCGGGATCCGCCTCCAGCATACCCAAACCCCCAACGGAACAAAAAGACAGATGCCGCGGAGGTTCCCGGCAGGCCCCCGAATCGAGGCTCAATCTGGCATTTCCACAAGCATTTTGTCCAGCGCCTCGCGCCGTGGAAATGAAGTGTTAACCAGTGATCGGAACGCGCGCGTAAGCCGGAGATGGCGCGGTTCTACCAGCAGTCACAAGAGGTTGTGCATCATGTCATCGATGCGAGCGATCGCCCGGCGATGTCACTGACGTCGGGGGAGAGGCCCGGCGCCTCGGCCACCCGCCGCAAGGCGGCCTCCGCCCGCAGGCGGCGCCCGCTCTCGACCATACGCCAAGTATTGAAAGCAGTTAGCAGCCGCGCCGCGACTTGGGGATTTTTTCCGTCGAGGGCCAGCACCACCTCCGCCGTGAGGTCGTAGCCGGCCCCGTCCGGGCGATGGAACTGCGTCGGGTTGTTGAGGCTGAAGCTGGCGATCAGCGAGCGGACCCGGTTCGGGTTGCCCAGCGAGAAGGCCGGATGGCCCATCAGCGAGCGGACCCGGTCGAGCGTCCCGGCCTCCGGGATCATCGCCTGGAGGGCGAACCACTTGTCGAGCACCAGGGGCTCGTGGCGATAGGCCTCGCCGAACCGGGCGAGCGCCGCCTCCCGGGCCTCGCCCGGCACCAGGCTCAGGGTCGCGAGCGCCGCGAGGCGGTCGGTCATGGTCGTGGCGGCGTCGAGCTGGGCGAGCGCCAGCGTCGTGCCGTTGCCCGGATCGGCCGCGGTCACGAGATCGAGAGCGGCGTTGCGCAGCGCCCGGCGGCCGGCGCTGGCGGCGTCGGGGCTGAAGGGCGCCCCCGGCGCCTCGGCCAGCGCGTCGCGCAAGGCGAGGAGCCGGGGCCCGAGATCGCGGCCGAGCTGCAGCCGCAGCGTCTGGCGCGCGCGCCAGATCGCGTCGGGATCGACCTCGGATCCCAGGGTCTGCGCCACCTCCTGCTCGCTCGGCAGCGTGAGGACCAGGGCGGCGAAGGCGGGATCGGCCAGGGCCTCGCCGTCGAGGAAGGTCGCGAGGGCACGGGCCAGGCCTGCGCCCCCCGGCCCGGCCTCGGGGTCGAGCGGCGCGCCGGCCTTGGCGCGGCCGACCAGCACCTCCAGGGCGAGGCTCTGGGCCGCCTGCCAGCGGTTGAAGGCGTCGCTGTCATGGGCGAGCAGGGTCAGGCGCTCGTCCCGGGTGAGCGCGTGCTCGACCTTCACCGGGGCCGAGAAGCCGCGGAACAGCGACGGCACCGGCGCCGCCGCGACTCCCGTGAAGACGAGGCTGTCTTCCGCCCTCTCGAGCACGAACACGCCGTCGCGCACCCGCTCGGACACGGCCTCGACCGCTCCGCCCTCCGGCGCGACGAGGCCGAGCGCGACCGGGATCACCAGGGGCCGCGGCGCGGCGCTCGCCGCGGCCTCGGTCGCGACCAAAGGCAGGCTCTGGCGGAAGGTGAGGGTGTAGGTCCGCGCGGCCGGATCGTAGCCGCCCGCCACCGCGACGGTCGGCGTGCCGGCCTGCTCGTACCAGCGGGCGAAGGCGGCGAGATCCTGCCCGCTCTCCGCCGCGAAGGCGGCGAGGAAATCCTCCACCGTGGCGGCGGTGCCGTCGCAGGTCGAGAAGTAGCGGTCCATGCCGCGCCGGAAGGTCTCGGGGCCGAGCAGGGTGCGCAGCATCCGGACGATCTCGGCGCCCTTCTCGTAGACCGTCGCGGTGTAGAAGTTGTTGATCTCGCGATAGGCCTGCGGCCGCACCGGGTGGGCGAGCGGCCCGGCATCCTCCGGGAACTGGCGGGCGCGCAGCGTGCGCACCTCGGCGATGCGGTGGACCGGGCGCGAGCGCTCGTCGGAAGAGAATTCCTGATCGCGAAAGACCGTCAGGCCTTCCTTGAGGCAGAGCTGGAACCAG
Protein-coding regions in this window:
- a CDS encoding methyl-accepting chemotaxis protein — translated: MLVAAVVGGCVWYAQGRMTAIDDAYSVFLVREARAPATARWLNRIIYTLNYAVIRIIAEPEQDLMRRSNATFDDASSEMKAVLVEMQGQAPTFAGRIETFATSLDDFTRKLDAVRKLAMAGKNANALDLYHRTIDPVLGEVIRESNQIGTDIQTYVATNSNDLTLRTNATRHQLIALTALGMVLGLLAVGLITVLGVTRPIGRLVRVLDRMAHGEIEAEIPEARRGDEIGVIGRAVEGIKAMVAQKAAEQAEIKRIADAAAGEARRRTMMALADGFEQAVGGIVGRVASSATELEATAGQMSGTATETASQSAAVAAAAEQAASNVGTVAAAAEELGASVAEIGRQVDGSAGLAKAAVAEADRTGARVRELSQTVSRIGDVAGLISSIAAQTNLLALNATIEAARAGAAGRGFAVVAAEVKELASQTAKATEEIGQQIAAVQGATGETVSAITAITERIREIDAVTVAIAAAVEEQGVATQEIVRNVSQAATGTGEVTGNIAGVAGAAEETGAAAAQVLASATELSRQSEHLGAEVARFLATVRAA
- a CDS encoding DUF1203 domain-containing protein is translated as MTAFQCIPIATETAARFRATGTDDRGNPVRRIVATPGGGFPCRHCLRLAEPGETVLLGSYDLPKPLGIYWTPSPIFLHEAECPRAEVVDAIAPIVRANPLVSVRAYDGEHHCLYDLGHVCAGAEVDAPLARALGDPRTAFVNIHTARPGCLLARVERVLDGA
- a CDS encoding PAS domain-containing sensor histidine kinase; translated protein: MLEADPAPLSARAATILGISRVSKAAHQRLAHAESWLRFAVPAMLAAFLLCLGTVTVLQLSGHREEVVGDARRDIDLVARLMAGTLPASLARSSGAVPSEVMAPAALRERLVRLLPPGGLPTGRSVLLIGADDAILASLPEQSGLPRSFGEFVGEVQVLGIMGERAGVLPVVLGSGERALATVRAVPGGAGITQVAVVQTLDSVTALWAGRARIAAVLVGAVTLVVVCTGLAYALQADRARAVDRVCEQVRQRLDTALGRGRCGLWDWDIPRGRIYWSDSMYQLLGYAREQEFLSFGDVNALVHPDDTDLYGLARQLAARDTTVDHEFRIRAAGGEWVWLKARAEIVQDLEDNGRHLVGIVIDISEQRRLAESTATADMRLRDAVEAVSEAFVLWDAQNRLVLCNSKFRRLHALTSDEAQPGRRYDAIMGRAALPTVRREIPAGEFPEAGARTFEAELADGRWLQISERRTKDGGYVSVGTDITALKRHQERLVESERQLIATIADLKRSRRTLEIQTQQLADLAERYLDQKAQAESANRSKSEFLANMSHELRTPLNAILGFAEVMESEVFGSLGSEKYREYCRDIRSSGHYLLSVIDDILDMSRIDARRVKLAKQPVAVSEALERALKLIAEPARAKGLTVSVEMSADTLVMADERALHQILVNLLQNAVKFTPEAGRVAVRTRRAIDSVHIFVEDSGIGIPKTALPKLGYPFEQVETNFARSYKGSGLGLAIARSLSELHGGGLRIRSEEGTGTIVLVRLPRPGLNDAAEARDAAAEIGA
- the pepN gene encoding aminopeptidase N — encoded protein: MQTIVRLADYRPSDYLIDRVNLDVRLHPTETRVTATLALRPNPAGEPGAPLHLDGDELTLLAIALDGQPTGPGAITVTPRALTLHQPPQRPFVLEIETQVNPSANTKLMGLYRSNGVYCTQCEADGFRRITYFLDRPDVMAVYTTRIEAERHEAPVLLGNGNPVGQGEVGLTRHYAVWHDPHPKPAYLFALVGGRLGRVGSRFTTMEGRDVEIAVYVEPGKEARAGFALDAVARSMAWDERSFGRAYDLDVFNVVAVSDFNMGAMENKGLNIFNDKYVLASPDTATDADYANIEAIIAHEYFHNWSGNRVTCRDWFQLCLKEGLTVFRDQEFSSDERSRPVHRIAEVRTLRARQFPEDAGPLAHPVRPQAYREINNFYTATVYEKGAEIVRMLRTLLGPETFRRGMDRYFSTCDGTAATVEDFLAAFAAESGQDLAAFARWYEQAGTPTVAVAGGYDPAARTYTLTFRQSLPLVATEAAASAAPRPLVIPVALGLVAPEGGAVEAVSERVRDGVFVLERAEDSLVFTGVAAAPVPSLFRGFSAPVKVEHALTRDERLTLLAHDSDAFNRWQAAQSLALEVLVGRAKAGAPLDPEAGPGGAGLARALATFLDGEALADPAFAALVLTLPSEQEVAQTLGSEVDPDAIWRARQTLRLQLGRDLGPRLLALRDALAEAPGAPFSPDAASAGRRALRNAALDLVTAADPGNGTTLALAQLDAATTMTDRLAALATLSLVPGEAREAALARFGEAYRHEPLVLDKWFALQAMIPEAGTLDRVRSLMGHPAFSLGNPNRVRSLIASFSLNNPTQFHRPDGAGYDLTAEVVLALDGKNPQVAARLLTAFNTWRMVESGRRLRAEAALRRVAEAPGLSPDVSDIAGRSLASMT